ttctctttccacttaacacacaaaacaacacctcctaaaatctcgtgtcaatcTCCAAGTGTGatatctactatgggacggagggagtactattttgcaATTACAATGCTACTATATCAATTAAAAGTTGAAACAACAACAATTTCCCAGTTACAAGATAATTGGTCGTACGAATGCTCGtatatcatactccctccgtcccacaataagagtcacactttgtcattttggtccgtcccacaataagagtcacacttcatttttaccataaatggtaagtaggtctcacgttctactaactcatttaactcatattttattataaaaccaatataaaaaaacgggtctcatattccactaacttttccaaccccctattatttacatttcttaaaacatgtgccacAATAAaagtgactcctattgtgggactgagggagtatcttcaactccctccgtcccaattaaattaagtagtactccctctattCCATAGTAGTGTAGTCATTTCTTTTCGAcatgaagattaagaaaaatgtgtgtaatatattaaattgagtgaactacaaaaatggtccctggactatgggtttatctcgcccatagtccctggactaagggtttatctcgaaaatgatcattttcactgttttcggtcgaaaatacccttttttgggggtggggggggggggggtttggACAATTTgctctttttacacttttaacattttaaatctgatattatttcatttatgtactaaatctgatattatttcaaaattatcattcttcttcccttttgtcatccttcactttgtttctttatttcaatattagatttaattttataaaattaaattttaaatttcaatttttatatatcaataaattttttaattaaaactattaattcatggacactataaatattgattaaaactattaatttttgttatttaatataatattgaactgaattgaagaagtacaaaaaataacattaatcatgatggaaaaataagagctattctatttagcctccgttcggttgttataattgcttgtgattgaatattatgaagttgactaaaaatttgatccTACTAAAAAtcttatataggagtatttttgttgaaattttctagtaaattttgattgttttctaattaataaacgaaaattatattagtcttacattagatggatatttatttcagaataaatcgtattatgtgatctatttatgattaaagttattaaatattgattaatactAAGGCGTTCtcataccttattgattaaatattagacactatcaaatattgattatgactattaatttttgttatttaataatttttataattaaaaaaatttattgatatttaaaaattaaaattaaaaattttattttgtaaaattaaatctaatattgaaataaagaaacaaaatgaaggatgacaaaagggaagaagaatgctaattttgaaataatatcagatttagtacataactgaaataatattagatttaaaatgttaaaagtgtaaaaagaccaaattgcccaaaccccCAAAACCcccccaaaagggtattttcaaccgaaaacagtgaaaaatgaccattttcgagataaacacttagtccagggatgtctggcgatatttttaaagtccagggactatgggcgagataaacccatagtccagggaccatttttgtagttcactctaaataaaaaagataataaagtatgaaatatgataaagtagagagaagaaagtaagagagggggaaaagtaagtgagaagaaatgtattgacttttactaaaaagagaaatgactccacaactatggaacgtaccaaaatggcaaaatgactctactactatggaacagagggagtatttctttttaagaagtttcaattaaattgagtcatttccttttttaacaaaaaataaaatattcaatcactcttattttatttcatcacctattttactctctatttatctttcttactttattcctctctcctacttttgaacaaaatttcttaatctccgaaGCCAAAAGTTTttactcaacttagttgagacggTGGGAGTACATAACaatctccgtcccacaataagagtcacattttactATTTCGGTCTATTTCATAATAAAAGTCAtagttcacttttaccataattGATAAAAAGGTCATATTTTATACTAACTCactttactcatattttattataaaatcaatataaaaaaattgacatCATATTACATTAACTTTTCTAACTCATTATtatttacatttatttataacttTTCTGACTCACTATtatttacatttatttataaatttataactaTAATTTCCCTCAAATTAGGTCTTGTGGTCCAATGAGAAAAAGCGTTGAATCGCATGGTTTGTCACGTTAGATTTTAAAAGTCATGAGGTCTCATAATTTGACCATAACACTAAAAATTTTcgatttttctttctattttatttttactaaagTAATGGAGAACTTGGATTGAGAAAGTTCCCCAATGGAGAGATTAAAACTGCCAAACTAATTAAATCTCTATGACACCTCATTTTGTATTAAGACCTAATTAATTTAGTTAAACCAATTGTGGCATGTCAAGTCACACTTTTGTGTGTATAAATACTATGCAACTTCACATGCCTATTGCCTCCATAACATTTTCAAAGCCCCATAaatatcacacacacacatactaaAACTAAAAAACATGGCAGCAGGTACAACTAGACAATGCATTGGCCGTTTCATGGACATTGAGCCCATGAAATTTTCTTTCTCATCCCCAACTGCAATTGCAAGACAATCAGTCCATCTCCCTAATCATGTAAGAACGTGACTTTTGTTCCTCCAATTTTGTCCTTTTTCAACTTTCCAAATACAAAGGTACAACCCATTAAAGCGCCCATCTAGTGCTGACCACATAATATTGCTAcacatcttttttttttgatagAGATATAGCTCCTTGTCCATGAATGGCTGCGGCGGCGATCCTCGAGCCCCTCTCGGCCTTATTGAAACCCGGACGCTTGGCGCTGCCCCCACTCCAGCTGTGGCGGCCGACCGCCTCAACTCCGCTCTCTACGACCTCAAGACCGCCTCTCCGACGTCGGATTCCGGCATTATTAGGATTGAGGTAACTCATATAGTCAAAAAATTCcatcttttctctttctttttttcaaatttgtgGAATTAGAGTTTGTTGCCACCATGGTGACATGCAAAAATGAGTCTAAGAATTAAAAATTTTTGTGGGTATTTGCCACGTGGTTGGATGTGAGAGGATGGTTGATTCTACCAATCTTGATCCTTATCCTATAGTTGCAATCATATTTGGAATTTAGAAAAATTTGCATGTTCTACAAAGATGTGAAGAAAAGAgccaatcaattttttttaaaaagtgcaGTGTGATATTTTGGTCAAATGTATTTTTTCTTAATTGAAGCAAGATTTGAGTGGCAATTCAAGGGAAGATGATCGTAAAATCggcaaaagaaaaaagtaagcTTTGAGCCATGCAAAGGTTCCTATAAGAAAGAAGAATACATattattttgagtttttttgGTCAGAGGAAATAATTTGAAGTATCTATTATTCATATAACGACAGCTAGAATAACTAGATAGCCATCTTTAGTTTCTTTATTGGAATTATAAAGATAAGACAAAGGGCTAGCTAGGaacttttagaattttaataaatgttgaCATTTCGGTCTAGTTCTTTTAATATcagtttaatttctttttttgaatagATATCCAGTTGAAACCTTTTTGTTTGCAtatataaatagtagtagttgaTGACATCCTATAGCCTAAATGCAATTTACATGCTAGAATTCCTCTAAAAACATGCTagaattcaaaataaaaataggcTTGCGTGCTTGAATTGCAATAATTGCTACTAGCAATTATCTATGGATTTTACCATCGGCAAATCACTGAAATCCGTCGGTAATAGCTTATACCGATGAATGTTCAAAACATTGTTGGTGAAAAATTTGCTGTTACGAATGACAATTAAAACCATTGACGGATTGTTGACAACAAACACCGTCAGCGAGTTATCTGTGCACTTCCACAGTCGGACATAGCGTTGCACAAACGTGCAACGTGTATTCTTGTTATCTACCGATAATTGTTCGTCGTTAAATATGAATGTTTCGACTGTTCAGTTTTAgtgtgattttatttattgtttcccatattattcatttattaatCCTAGAGTAAAAGTGATCTCTTACATTAATGATTAGTAGATTATTCGCTTTTTTGCCAAATAGTCTAAGAGGTCCTATAAATTCTTATGTTAATGTCAAAAAGGAAAGTAGAATCTTATAGCTATCATAAATTGTGTATAAACTTGACTTtttcttaataaaaaaattgaattgttTTATCTTATGTAGTGCAatgagtagggatgtcaatcgggccaacccgttcgggttcgggccaacccgttcgggttgtcgggccattcgggtacgggctattcgggttgtgattttttcgggttataaaagttcgaccctaaccctaacccttcgggtttcgggctaacccaccgggttattcgggccaatgcgtatttttaatccttttaatattttcaaaaaataatacatattttaaattttctttaattatatacatatttttaattaatcattcaacaatgaaatacatatttttaattttctttaatatttttaaaaagattaagttatttaaatttaaataacttattcattacataattatttacaaaatatctatcaatagtatgtttatgtttatgcatttaaaacataaatcaacactttgtttcaaaattcaaacataaatcaattcgtagaaaattaaataaaattttcataacgtgagaggtgcatcgtagatgtaacaaaaatattttaaattgttaaagagtgaattatcaagatgctagctaattgtagtaactctaagttttcttgaattatgattggtcaaatttaatttacttcagctgtaaataagtcaaataataatttatctttgttttaagaatcatcaaagcacgcataattcaatgacgaagcaacgtcaaaacactttgcactattatatttgaaatatactaaaagaaagcttttatatacgagtatttatgaatccatgaacaacatagtgattttttttgtgatcttatatagtcggttgacgtatttggattttgcatggttttagagcgttgtcttggatgattttgattatatttctatattttggtatgtttacatgtttgttgagagatgatagaaaatggattagaaaatgtacacaaaatatgtggatgtgcaacagctttgtttgagtcaatgtttctcgcgattttgaagtctgataaacctctaatacatatcattctcttcgtcttcgaaagagcttcgcgtggatatatagcacgcctcaatcggagctttgtagagaaagttatgaccgttacaaaaactgctcgttGTGCAGgtgccttcaacccgacgggccgacccgtaacccgaacgggtcagcccgcctaacccgacaacccgaatgggtcagcccgaatggcccgattttaaattcgggctgcgaaattacaaccctaaccctgtatttttatcgggttattcgggccaacccgcgggttcgggttacattgacatccctagcaaTGAGATTTAGATGGCCATCACGGAACCACTAGATTTACATTTATTGAAAGCAGTTATGTTTTGACAGTTGAATAAACAAGTACTTATGATTTTGCTCTAGCAGCATGTCCTAAACACTGGGCTAGAGATAGATTGCAAGCCAAATTAATTTGACTTTTTTGTTGAACTGAATTTGTAAATTTATGtaagagatttttttttattttgttagggtaatatagtagtactacgactagaatttaattttaatctaAAAAGAATTAATGAAAGGATGATTATGGTATGCAAAGGTTCCGATCGTGCAGCAGATAGAAGCTCTTGAGTGGCTGTCATGCCAGAACCACACTCTCCTTCCTCGCTGTTACTTTTCCGGCAGAGATTCCAACGATATCGACCATAACGATACTTCTCAGAAGCAGAAGCTGGTCAGTGTTGCCGGCCTTGGCTCTGCTGTCTCCTTCCGCCATCTCCGCCCCTTCTCCTTGGACGATTGGCATTCCATCAAAAGGTATTTTGTACGAAAACGATGAAGGCGATAAAGGGGCTTGTATTGCATTACAATGCTGCCATACAAGTTCCATATGATATCCTGATCTTGTTTTTATCTCAACGTAGGTTCTTGTCCAAAAATAGTCCATTGATTCGTGCTTATGGCGCAATGCGATTTGATGCAAGGTCTGATATAGCTCCCGAGTGGGAGGGTTTCGGTTCTTTCTACTTCATGGTCCCTCAAGTAAAtaactttctttatcttttcttGAATCCAAAACTGGCCTTTTGTTTTTTGACATGGTGTTGAACACTAATTGCAGGTTGAGTTCAATGAGTTCGAAGGAAGTTCAATGATCGCAGCTACTATCGCATGGGACAATCGCCTATCAAGGACCTACGAAGAAGCCATTGCTGCACTTGAGGCTACCATGTGGCAGGTCTGGCTTAAATTCCATCCTTTCGTTAGCTTGAACATCAGTCGCTTATTGTTAATTTGTGTTACAGGTTTCGTCGCTTGTCCAGCGAATAAACGGAACAAGCCATCGTGCTGTTGTGCTCCACCAGGCTCATGTTCCCAGTAAAGCTTCATGGGATTCAGCTGTTAAGCAAGCTCTGGACATCATAACTACGAAAAACTCATCGCTCGTTAAGGTTACACATTAGTGACATGCTAGCTTTGCTTCACATTCCATATATGAAGAGTTCTTGCCCCTTTCTGTCTCTAAAATACAGGTTGTTCTTGCACGTAGCAGCAGAGTACTGACCACGGTTGAGATTGATCCGTTGGAGTGGCTCACAAGCTTACAGGTTTCATTTTTCGCTTCTTTTCTCTTGACACGTATAAGGCCCGATGCTATTTAATGTGATACTTGATTCCTTATAGGTAGAAGGGGTCAATGCGTATCAGTTCTGTCTTCAACCTCCCGAATCGCCAGCATTCATTGGCAACACTGTGAGTTATTCTTGCTTTATTTATCAAGAAAGCAATGTAAAATGAAATTCTAGCTTACCATGGTTTCTGTTAATAGCCAGAGCGACTATTCTATCGAAACCGGCTTAGTGTCTGCAGTGAGGCTTTGGCTGGAACACGAGCTAGAGGTGGAACTGAGTCTCTAGATTTACAGATAGGACAAGATTTACTTTCCAGGTCATTCTCCATTCTAGCCTCAGACTAATCAGAACGTCTCATGTTACGTTGAAGCTTTGAGTTTCGTAACCTTACACTTGCACCAGAATTTATAGTTTATCTCTTTATTGCAGTGCCAAAGACCACCATGAGTTCTCTGTAGTAAGAGAAAGTATACGAAGAAAGCTCGAGGCAAGTAAAGCAATTTCATTAAGCATTTTGGATCATCTTTACAGAGTAAAACCATAGTTTGCCTTtctcaattttctatttcaggATGTTTGTTCCAGCACAGTTGTTAAGCCTAGCAAGGTTCTACGTAAACTTCCACGCGTTCAACATCTTTATGCGAAACTGACTGGCACACTGCAGAAAGAAGATGATGAGGTACAATAAACCGAATCCCACTGCCTCCTGTTTCAATTCCTACACCATTGTCAAGAAATTCGAACGATAATGAATCTCGCTCCATGAAAAAACGTTTAACAAAATCTAACAGACTTTTCTCCATATTTCATAGCATGCACTTTAGTTGATGAGATAGTTTGCCTGCTTTACAGTTTAAGATTTTGTCTTCCCTGCATCCAACTCCTGCTGTGTGTGGCCTTCCAGCAGAGGAGGCGCGGGTGTTGATATCAAAAACTGGTAAGCGTATTCCATTATAATTCCGCAACAGAAGAAATTTTTTACTGCATTGCCTTTGCTGTCTTCCTTTCCATTTCCTTCAGATGTTTGAACGTCATTTGCCACCAGTGTCCTTGTAAAGAAATAAGTCGATATTAATTGCTACATTGTGCAGAAATGTTTGATCGTGGAATGTATGCCGGCCCTGTTGGATGGTTTAGTGGTGCAGAGAGTGAGTTTGCTGTGGGAATAAGGTCAGCACTGGTTGGAAAGGTTAGGCAACTGATATCTCTTTTTGATTACGAGGTGCATTCAATAATCTTTAACTAAACGACGAGTTTGGCTAAAATTTATAAGGATTCTGGCGCGATACTCTATGCTGGAACCGGGATCGTAGAAGGAAGCGATTCTTCCCTAGAATGGAAAGAACTCGAGCTGAAGACTTCACAGGTATGCCCTTCGACTGCATGTGCATGCACATTAGCAATTATTTCGTTAACCTTACCCGTTGTTTCCTATGCTGTAGTTCACCAAACTGATGAAACACGAGGCACCTCTTGTACCAATGAGGGAGATAGTCGAACTCTAACTTGAAAAAGGTCAGCAGTTCTGCACAACTTATCCACACTCACTAAAGCCTAGTTATATATCAATTGATTATCGTTCAGTCTCCTGAGTTATATATCTTTCCGGGTCATCAGTTTCATCTGTTCGACTAATGAATGCTTTTCGTTTGCCACGACGTTTTTGGTgaaagaaagcaaaagaaaaaaaaatatatgatgGAGGACCATATTGGTCCCTTCAATGGTAATTAGGTTGTCAAATATGTTCTCCATTTTTTTCTGTACATAACCGGCTGGCGATCAGCCATTATTCGAACTGTATATACACGTGTGTATATATAGAGACAGACATACATGATTTCTTGAGATTGAATGTATTGTAAATATATATCATTCAATTCATGTAAATGATGTAGCAATAACAGAATACAATGTAAATTACAGTAAGCTACCTTTTCTAATGCTGACAAATCTTTTTTGTTGGTTTGATTGCAATGTAAAGGGCCAATCTTGAATTTGGTCTGATAATATATCAGGGAACTTCTGCAAATCTGTGGTTAGGATTGTTTGATAAATGCCATAACTACGTCTTCACCTCTCTTCGTCTACGCCATCTTCGTGCCTGGTTCAGTTTGTCAACGCCTTCTCCGACTGCATACAACATAATCACTTATAAGCATATACACAATGTAccctttttctttttactttatatATAAGATCATGTAAAATCAAGCATAAAAGAGAAGTTCCCCAGTATCAATAAAATAGTGGTTTTGTTTTAGatcttttatcattttaataattatCAACTTATTGATT
This genomic interval from Salvia splendens isolate huo1 chromosome 13, SspV2, whole genome shotgun sequence contains the following:
- the LOC121760216 gene encoding isochorismate synthase, chloroplastic-like isoform X1 encodes the protein MAAGTTRQCIGRFMDIEPMKFSFSSPTAIARQSVHLPNHRYSSLSMNGCGGDPRAPLGLIETRTLGAAPTPAVAADRLNSALYDLKTASPTSDSGIIRIEVPIVQQIEALEWLSCQNHTLLPRCYFSGRDSNDIDHNDTSQKQKLVSVAGLGSAVSFRHLRPFSLDDWHSIKRFLSKNSPLIRAYGAMRFDARSDIAPEWEGFGSFYFMVPQVEFNEFEGSSMIAATIAWDNRLSRTYEEAIAALEATMWQVSSLVQRINGTSHRAVVLHQAHVPSKASWDSAVKQALDIITTKNSSLVKVVLARSSRVLTTVEIDPLEWLTSLQVEGVNAYQFCLQPPESPAFIGNTPERLFYRNRLSVCSEALAGTRARGGTESLDLQIGQDLLSSAKDHHEFSVVRESIRRKLEDVCSSTVVKPSKVLRKLPRVQHLYAKLTGTLQKEDDEFKILSSLHPTPAVCGLPAEEARVLISKTEMFDRGMYAGPVGWFSGAESEFAVGIRSALVGKDSGAILYAGTGIVEGSDSSLEWKELELKTSQFTKLMKHEAPLVPMREIVEL
- the LOC121760216 gene encoding isochorismate synthase, chloroplastic-like isoform X2, translated to MAAGTTRQCIGRFMDIEPMKFSFSSPTAIARQSVHLPNHRYSSLSMNGCGGDPRAPLGLIETRTLGAAPTPAVAADRLNSALYDLKTASPTSDSGIIRIEVPIVQQIEALEWLSCQNHTLLPRCYFSGRDSNDIDHNDTSQKQKLVSVAGLGSAVSFRHLRPFSLDDWHSIKRFLSKNSPLIRAYGAMRFDARSDIAPEWEGFGSFYFMVPQVEFNEFEGSSMIAATIAWDNRLSRTYEEAIAALEATMWQVSSLVQRINGTSHRAVVLHQAHVPSKASWDSAVKQALDIITTKNSSLVKVVLARSSRVLTTVEIDPLEWLTSLQVEGVNAYQFCLQPPESPAFIGNTPERLFYRNRLSVCSEALAGTRARGGTESLDLQIGQDLLSSAKDHHEFSVVRESIRRKLEDVCSSTVVKPSKVLRKLPRVQHLYAKLTGTLQKEDDEFACFTV